Within the Elusimicrobiota bacterium genome, the region GAGCCACCAAAGAGTACTATGGAAACCCTACGGTAGTAGCCTATGTGAACACTTCATGGGGTGATGTGCAAGACCGCTAATATTGTTCTGGGAAATGTCTCTGGTAAGATGGGAGAAATTGCGGTGAATACCAATATCGCCAGACTTTCGCACAAATTAGAATTGGCGAGAAACGAAACCGCAGAAAAGATAGAGAAAGACTTGATGCAAAAAAGCTATTCGTCTTTACTGGAATGACAGATGAGCGAAGATAAAGAAGGCTGAACTATCGGAATTTTTCAATGTTTAAAATAATATAATAAACCACAATAGGTATAAAAATGAAAGCATAAATGAACAATAATAGTGTATCAGGTTTGTGGAGTTTCATTGTAATAAAAAAACTCAATAATCCCAAAATTAGAGCTGGAATAAAAAGTATATTTGCTTTTAAAATAAGGGGGACGAGAAAATACCCAACTAGAACTAATAAACCAATAACAATACGGCCTTTTTGTGGACCTAATAAAACAGGCAAAGTCAAAATTCTCTGTTTCCGATCCCCCTCAATATCCTTTAAATCCTTGGCATGAAAACCTATTAAAATACAAAAAATGATAAGTTTACTAATTACCGCTGGAAATTTCCACAAAGTATTCTCTTTGGCAAAAAAGGAAAACCCCACCATTATTGCAATCAAACCAGACATGGCTATAATAAAAGTAGAAAGAAGAAAAACCCTTTTAAGCCTTAAAGGTGGAACGGAATAAAGAAAGGAGATAATACAAACAAATAACATCAAATAAAAAGTGCTGTAATGCACAGTAAAAGCCATGAGCAATGATAAAATCAAGCAGATCACTCCGATTATTTGATATTGTTTGAAAGATATAGCATTGTCGGTAAGGGGTGTGTGATTGCCAGAAATGATATCAGCATCATAATCAAAGATATCGTTGAATATTTTTGCAAATTGCCAGGCAAGAAAGCCCGAACTTAAAAGTCCGACAATTTTTAATATATCCAGTGGGTGAGTAATAAATTTAGAACCTGCCTGTTCTGGTAAAAATAAATAACCCAATATTATACCAAACGCAGCCATACCCATGTAATAAAGGGAACGAACGCCTCTTATATTGCAAATCATAGATTGCCATTTCTTGCGATCATAAAGACAAAGGAGCCAGAACAAAAGAAAGGACGAGAACAAAAGAAATATGAGGGTAACCATCCGTTGGGCAAGGCTAAAATCAGTCATATAAAAAACTTGGTAAAATGGCAAATATATTGTTCTTTCAAAAAATGGCAACAATACCATCAATTCTGCAAAAAATACCGGTAATGAGGCGCTAAAAATTATTAAAAAGTAAAATCCAATAAATGCTCCTAATGTCTTATAAAACTTGTGGGTTTTAGCCATAACATAAATGGCAATAAAAATACATGCTAATCCAACCTCTATACGCATACCCGGGCTTACACCGCTACCAGAATGAAATGGGCTAAAGAAAAATAGAAGGCCTAAAATAAAGGATTTTAGGG harbors:
- a CDS encoding UbiA family prenyltransferase produces the protein MMEFAKRIIDTVERIKIGWSWLVATLFSIILIRNLLEVALEYGGKTGQFSYAGSLTIRALLHYPIFYIAILLGLVLILRLSTSESLKNIFKVTTVGWTLTWIVPIIDYIISGGRGYTLNYAITLKSFILGLLFFFSPFHSGSGVSPGMRIEVGLACIFIAIYVMAKTHKFYKTLGAFIGFYFLIIFSASLPVFFAELMVLLPFFERTIYLPFYQVFYMTDFSLAQRMVTLIFLLFSSFLLFWLLCLYDRKKWQSMICNIRGVRSLYYMGMAAFGIILGYLFLPEQAGSKFITHPLDILKIVGLLSSGFLAWQFAKIFNDIFDYDADIISGNHTPLTDNAISFKQYQIIGVICLILSLLMAFTVHYSTFYLMLFVCIISFLYSVPPLRLKRVFLLSTFIIAMSGLIAIMVGFSFFAKENTLWKFPAVISKLIIFCILIGFHAKDLKDIEGDRKQRILTLPVLLGPQKGRIVIGLLVLVGYFLVPLILKANILFIPALILGLLSFFITMKLHKPDTLLLFIYAFIFIPIVVYYIILNIEKFR